Proteins encoded together in one Gemmatimonadota bacterium DH-78 window:
- a CDS encoding VOC family protein codes for MSDPSQIHHEIDYIELAVTDLVEAKRFYREAFGWEFNDYGDAYAGIRRSSGGEVGGLRLDEAVDAGGPLVILYSNDLEASAESVRRAGGDLVGEIVSFPGGRRFRFRDPSGNVLAVWSDR; via the coding sequence ATGTCCGACCCGTCGCAGATTCACCACGAGATCGACTACATCGAACTGGCCGTGACCGATCTGGTCGAGGCAAAGCGCTTCTACCGAGAGGCGTTCGGATGGGAGTTCAACGACTACGGCGACGCGTACGCGGGCATTCGCCGGAGCTCGGGCGGCGAAGTCGGCGGTCTGCGCCTCGACGAAGCGGTCGATGCGGGGGGGCCTCTCGTGATCCTCTACTCCAACGACCTCGAGGCGAGCGCGGAGAGCGTCCGGCGTGCCGGAGGGGACCTCGTGGGCGAGATCGTCTCGTTCCCCGGGGGACGCCGGTTCCGGTTTCGCGACCCGAGCGGGAACGTGCTGGCCGTCTGGTCGGATCGGTGA
- a CDS encoding alkaline phosphatase D family protein: protein MASDSLSRRGFLGLSLIAGAELAGGRGGLWLPSRGAPAIITSSRTRPLLPSGVQTGDVTDSRAVVWSRSDRPARMQVEWSTSERFTDVRTVRGPAALESSGYTAMIDLSGLPAGEQIVYRVRFESLEMPGDWSEPLIGRFRTAPAPGAVADRPIRLAWSGDEVGQGWGIDTDRGGMRIFDAIRRAEPDVFVHSGDIIYADQPLEAEVPLDDGTVWRNVVTEAKSKVAETLDEFRGNFAYNLDDPLTREFGASVPLIAQWDDHEVVNNWFPGMHLTDDDRYTVKSASLLAARARQALFEFVPMRRNPDESERIYRSFSWGPLLDVFVLDLRSYRGPNTSGLQAEQGPETAMMGDPQMEWLKRSLRESTATWKVIACDMPIGLVVRDFPRNGEPAFEAWANAEDGAPKGRELEVAELLSWMKREGIRNTVWITADVHYAAAHHYSPERGSFNDFDPFWEFVAGPMHAGTFGPNRLDATFGPEVRFNSVPDGFEGGRPPSDDLQFFGTLDIDPRTRALTAAIHDVTGALLWQTEIAAEG, encoded by the coding sequence ATGGCCTCCGATTCCCTGTCTCGCCGCGGCTTTCTCGGCCTTTCCCTCATCGCCGGTGCCGAACTCGCCGGTGGGCGCGGCGGCCTGTGGCTTCCCTCGCGGGGCGCCCCGGCGATCATCACCTCGTCGCGCACCCGTCCGCTCCTGCCCAGCGGTGTGCAGACCGGCGACGTGACCGATTCGCGCGCCGTGGTGTGGAGTCGAAGCGACCGTCCCGCCCGGATGCAGGTGGAGTGGTCGACGAGCGAGCGATTCACGGATGTGCGCACCGTGCGGGGCCCGGCAGCCCTGGAGTCCTCCGGATACACCGCGATGATCGATCTCTCCGGCCTCCCCGCCGGCGAGCAGATCGTCTACCGGGTTCGCTTCGAGAGCCTCGAGATGCCCGGCGACTGGAGCGAGCCGCTGATCGGTCGCTTCCGGACGGCCCCCGCGCCCGGAGCCGTCGCCGATCGTCCGATCCGACTGGCCTGGTCGGGCGACGAGGTGGGGCAGGGGTGGGGCATCGACACGGACCGCGGCGGCATGCGCATCTTCGACGCGATCCGGCGGGCCGAGCCCGACGTGTTCGTGCACTCGGGCGACATCATCTACGCCGATCAGCCGCTCGAGGCCGAGGTGCCGCTCGACGACGGTACGGTGTGGCGCAACGTGGTGACCGAGGCGAAGTCGAAGGTGGCCGAGACGCTCGACGAGTTCCGGGGGAACTTCGCCTACAACCTCGACGACCCGCTCACCCGCGAGTTCGGCGCCTCGGTGCCGCTGATCGCGCAGTGGGACGACCACGAGGTGGTGAACAACTGGTTCCCGGGCATGCACCTCACCGACGACGACCGCTACACGGTGAAGAGCGCCTCGCTGCTCGCCGCCCGGGCGCGGCAGGCGCTGTTCGAGTTCGTGCCCATGCGCCGCAACCCCGACGAGTCGGAGCGCATCTATCGCTCGTTCTCCTGGGGACCCCTGCTCGACGTCTTCGTGCTCGATCTGCGGAGCTACCGCGGGCCGAACACCTCGGGACTCCAGGCGGAGCAGGGTCCGGAGACGGCCATGATGGGCGACCCGCAGATGGAATGGCTGAAGCGGTCGCTGCGCGAGAGCACCGCCACCTGGAAGGTGATCGCCTGCGACATGCCCATCGGACTCGTGGTGCGGGACTTTCCCCGCAACGGCGAGCCCGCTTTCGAAGCTTGGGCCAACGCCGAAGACGGCGCGCCGAAGGGGCGCGAACTCGAGGTGGCCGAACTGCTCTCCTGGATGAAGCGGGAGGGCATCCGCAACACGGTGTGGATCACGGCCGACGTGCACTACGCGGCGGCGCATCACTACAGCCCCGAGCGCGGCTCCTTCAACGACTTCGATCCCTTCTGGGAGTTCGTGGCCGGTCCGATGCACGCCGGCACCTTCGGGCCCAACAGGCTCGATGCCACCTTCGGCCCCGAGGTGCGGTTCAACTCGGTGCCCGACGGGTTCGAGGGTGGCCGGCCGCCCAGCGACGACCTGCAGTTCTTCGGCACCCTCGACATCGACCCTCGCACCCGCGCCCTCACCGCTGCGATTCACGACGTGACGGGGGCGCTGCTCTGGCAGACGGAGATCGCGGCGGAGGGGTAG
- a CDS encoding aldehyde dehydrogenase family protein, with amino-acid sequence MDGTTLFIDGRWRSAADGETIPVVDPSTGETFSALSRGRAAEIDDAVAAARRAYDTVWRRVSPVERGRILARFGELIQRDHERIAELECRDVGKPLAQAQKDITAASRYCEFYGGAADKLHGETLPYEAGYTVLALREPFGVTGHLIPWNYPAQMFGRSVIASLAAGNTVVVKPGEDACLSILAMVDLAMEAGLPEGVLNVVTGFGNEAGAALAGHRDVNHISFTGSPATGTLVQQAAAVHNVPATMELGGKSPQIIFADADLEAALPVLYGALVQNAGQTCSAGSRILVQRSRFDEVVSALSARFEATRVGPAMEDPDVGPLISARQAERVKAFIERAEQSELPVAAVAGTATGPESGFYVRPQLFAPVDPANELSHQEVFGPVLVATPFDDEAHALQLANATDYGLVAGVWTADGGRQLRMSHALEAGQVFVNCYGAGGGVELPFGGVKRSGYGREKGMEGLKSFTRIKTVAVHHG; translated from the coding sequence ATGGACGGAACGACCCTCTTCATCGATGGACGCTGGCGGTCCGCCGCCGACGGCGAGACGATTCCCGTCGTCGACCCGAGCACCGGCGAGACCTTCTCCGCCCTCTCGCGCGGCCGCGCGGCCGAGATCGACGACGCCGTCGCCGCTGCCCGCCGCGCCTACGACACGGTATGGCGCCGGGTCTCCCCCGTCGAACGCGGGCGGATCCTCGCCCGGTTCGGTGAGCTGATCCAGCGCGATCACGAGCGCATCGCCGAACTCGAGTGTCGGGATGTCGGCAAGCCGCTCGCCCAGGCGCAGAAGGATATCACGGCCGCATCCCGCTACTGCGAGTTCTACGGCGGGGCCGCCGACAAGCTCCACGGCGAGACCCTGCCGTACGAAGCGGGCTACACCGTGCTCGCCCTGCGCGAGCCCTTCGGCGTGACCGGCCACCTGATTCCGTGGAACTACCCGGCCCAGATGTTCGGCCGGTCGGTGATCGCCTCGCTCGCGGCGGGCAACACGGTGGTGGTGAAGCCCGGGGAGGATGCCTGCCTCAGCATTCTGGCGATGGTCGACCTCGCGATGGAAGCGGGTCTCCCGGAGGGCGTGCTCAACGTGGTGACGGGCTTCGGAAACGAGGCGGGCGCTGCGCTCGCGGGGCACCGCGACGTGAACCACATCTCGTTCACGGGCTCGCCGGCCACGGGCACCCTCGTGCAGCAGGCGGCCGCCGTGCACAACGTGCCGGCCACGATGGAGCTGGGCGGCAAGTCGCCGCAGATCATCTTCGCCGACGCCGATCTCGAGGCGGCGCTGCCCGTGCTCTATGGCGCACTCGTGCAGAACGCCGGCCAGACCTGCTCCGCGGGCAGCCGCATCCTCGTGCAGCGGAGCCGTTTCGACGAGGTGGTGTCGGCGCTTTCGGCCCGCTTCGAGGCCACTCGGGTAGGCCCCGCCATGGAGGATCCGGACGTGGGCCCGCTGATCTCGGCCAGGCAGGCCGAGCGGGTGAAGGCCTTCATCGAGAGGGCCGAGCAGTCGGAGCTTCCGGTCGCCGCCGTGGCCGGCACCGCCACCGGGCCGGAGAGCGGCTTCTACGTGCGCCCGCAGCTCTTCGCGCCGGTCGACCCGGCGAACGAGTTGTCGCACCAGGAGGTGTTCGGGCCGGTCCTCGTGGCCACCCCCTTCGATGACGAGGCTCACGCCCTGCAGCTGGCCAACGCCACCGACTACGGTCTCGTGGCCGGTGTCTGGACCGCCGACGGTGGCCGACAGCTGCGGATGTCGCACGCCCTCGAAGCCGGGCAGGTGTTCGTGAACTGCTACGGCGCGGGCGGCGGCGTCGAGTTGCCCTTCGGCGGTGTGAAGCGCTCGGGCTACGGCCGCGAGAAGGGCATGGAAGGCCTCAAGAGCTTCACCCGGATCAAGACGGTGGCCGTGCACCACGGCTGA
- a CDS encoding ectonucleotide pyrophosphatase/phosphodiesterase, which produces MLARTAAPRRFAASLLGLSIACAAAAPLAAQDRPADHVILISIDGLRPEFYLEERWPAPMIQRMAAEGTHAEKVRGVTPTVTYPSHTTMVTGALPARHGITNNRPFEEGGESGLWFMVSDSIRVPALWDAVAAKGDISAGVSWPVSARSAIDYNVPEFWSVSGREGDLTGPAAMTFALRAEVRPEGLLEEIEAESLGPFPDYYWGYNRSREDAVGDIAGHLIENYRPNLLVVHLNQTDYHQHAEGRESAEVRLGVAAVDRAVARMVEAADRAGILNRTAFVVTGDHGFVDVDTRVAPNVWLVEAGLHENRPDRGEWRAAWHPAGGSAFLRLRDPNDTEALERVRADLEALPPGVKNLFRVVEKDELVERGADPEAVLALAAEPGVYLGGATGGPAITHGSGGAHGYFPELDDVHTGFVAWGAGVSERHTVPLMHLVDVAPTIAALLDLDFEAPDGVLRAGVLLPPFGN; this is translated from the coding sequence ATGCTCGCGCGAACCGCTGCACCGCGCCGTTTCGCCGCATCCCTCCTGGGTCTCTCGATCGCCTGCGCGGCGGCCGCACCGCTCGCCGCGCAGGACCGGCCCGCCGACCACGTGATCCTCATCTCGATCGACGGCCTGCGCCCGGAGTTCTACCTCGAGGAGCGCTGGCCTGCCCCGATGATCCAGCGCATGGCGGCCGAGGGCACGCATGCGGAGAAGGTGCGGGGGGTGACCCCGACGGTCACCTACCCGTCGCACACCACCATGGTCACCGGCGCCCTGCCGGCCCGCCACGGCATCACGAACAACCGTCCCTTCGAGGAGGGCGGCGAGTCGGGGTTGTGGTTCATGGTGAGCGACTCCATCCGGGTGCCGGCGCTGTGGGATGCGGTGGCCGCGAAGGGCGACATTTCGGCCGGCGTGTCGTGGCCGGTGAGTGCGCGGAGCGCGATCGACTACAACGTGCCCGAGTTCTGGTCGGTGTCGGGCCGGGAGGGCGACCTCACGGGCCCTGCGGCCATGACCTTCGCGCTGCGCGCCGAGGTGCGCCCCGAGGGACTGCTGGAAGAGATCGAGGCGGAGTCGCTCGGCCCCTTCCCGGACTACTACTGGGGCTACAACCGCAGCCGCGAGGACGCGGTCGGCGACATCGCGGGTCACCTGATCGAGAACTACCGCCCCAACCTGCTGGTGGTGCACCTCAACCAGACCGACTACCACCAGCACGCCGAGGGGCGGGAGAGCGCCGAGGTGCGGCTGGGTGTGGCCGCCGTCGATCGGGCGGTCGCGCGCATGGTGGAAGCGGCCGATCGGGCGGGCATTCTGAATCGCACCGCCTTCGTCGTCACCGGCGACCACGGCTTCGTCGACGTCGACACCCGGGTGGCCCCCAACGTCTGGCTGGTGGAGGCGGGGCTTCACGAGAATCGGCCCGATCGCGGCGAGTGGCGGGCGGCCTGGCATCCAGCCGGCGGCAGCGCCTTCCTCCGCCTTCGCGATCCGAACGACACCGAGGCACTCGAGCGGGTGCGCGCGGATCTCGAGGCCCTGCCACCGGGCGTGAAGAACCTCTTCCGCGTGGTGGAGAAGGACGAACTGGTGGAGCGCGGCGCCGATCCCGAGGCGGTCCTCGCTCTCGCGGCCGAGCCCGGCGTGTACCTCGGTGGCGCCACCGGCGGACCGGCGATCACCCACGGCTCGGGGGGCGCCCACGGCTACTTCCCCGAACTCGACGACGTGCACACCGGCTTCGTGGCCTGGGGCGCCGGCGTGTCGGAGCGCCACACCGTCCCCCTGATGCACCTGGTCGACGTGGCGCCGACGATCGCCGCCCTGCTCGACCTCGACTTCGAGGCCCCCGATGGAGTTCTGCGGGCGGGAGTCCTCCTCCCCCCCTTCGGCAACTGA
- a CDS encoding SDR family NAD(P)-dependent oxidoreductase: MMFDLTDHVVAVIGAGSGIGEAVAHACAEQGARVACLDLDEAAAARVAGELPGEGSPHESARIDITDADSVASALGALAERQGHLDGVVCTPGVNVRKPIVDYTPEDFRKVVDVNLNGSFNVLQSAARIMLPQKSGSIVLFASIRAAVVEPGQSVYAATKGGIVQLAKAGAAEFGSAGVRVNAIAPGVVETPLTAPIKASPEWYGAYATKSALGRWAQPREMAGPAAFLLSEAATFLTGTTLYVDGGWTAIDGRFQPPGMG; this comes from the coding sequence ATGATGTTCGATCTGACGGACCACGTGGTAGCGGTGATCGGCGCGGGCAGCGGCATCGGTGAGGCGGTGGCCCACGCCTGCGCGGAGCAGGGAGCGCGGGTGGCCTGCCTCGACCTCGACGAAGCCGCCGCGGCGCGGGTGGCCGGCGAACTGCCCGGCGAGGGCTCTCCCCACGAGTCGGCCCGCATCGACATCACCGACGCAGACAGCGTGGCCTCGGCCCTCGGCGCGCTCGCCGAGCGTCAGGGGCACCTCGACGGGGTGGTCTGCACGCCGGGTGTGAACGTGCGCAAGCCGATCGTCGACTACACGCCCGAGGACTTCCGGAAGGTGGTCGACGTGAACCTGAACGGCAGCTTCAACGTGCTGCAGTCCGCCGCGCGCATCATGCTTCCGCAGAAGAGCGGCAGCATCGTGCTGTTCGCCTCGATCCGCGCGGCCGTGGTCGAGCCCGGCCAGAGCGTGTACGCCGCCACCAAGGGCGGGATCGTGCAGCTCGCCAAGGCGGGCGCGGCCGAGTTCGGGAGCGCAGGCGTGCGAGTGAACGCGATCGCGCCGGGCGTGGTCGAGACCCCGCTCACCGCTCCGATCAAGGCGTCGCCCGAGTGGTACGGCGCCTACGCCACCAAGAGCGCGCTGGGTCGCTGGGCCCAGCCTCGGGAGATGGCCGGACCGGCCGCCTTCCTGCTCTCCGAGGCCGCCACCTTCCTCACCGGCACCACCCTCTACGTCGACGGAGGCTGGACCGCGATCGACGGACGTTTCCAGCCGCCGGGCATGGGCTGA
- a CDS encoding tartrate dehydrogenase, with protein MGRRYEVGVIAGDGIGPEVAEAAIPLIEKAAVAAGAEIAWTRYPWGCDYYHEHGRMMPADALDRLAPLDAIFFGAVGRPDVPDHVSVWELILPIRQAFSQYVNLRPMRLLPGVSTPLAGRGAADLDMVCVRENGEGEYSGLGARYDQGTPEESAEQIGRFTRRGIERVVRYAFSLAASRPRRLLASATKSNALQHSMVLWDEVVREVAADFPEVEWRPYHVDALAARMVTHPDTLDVIVASNLFGDILTDLGAAITGSLGLAPGANLNPDRTHPSMFEPIHGSAPDIAGRGVANPIGAIQAGALMLRELGLPSAHDALQNAVEQVLTEGTVRTPDLGGVAGTSEMAEAVAEAM; from the coding sequence ATGGGCCGGCGTTACGAAGTGGGCGTGATCGCGGGAGACGGCATCGGACCCGAAGTGGCCGAGGCCGCCATTCCGCTGATCGAGAAGGCCGCGGTCGCGGCCGGCGCGGAGATCGCCTGGACCCGCTACCCCTGGGGCTGCGACTACTACCACGAGCACGGCCGCATGATGCCGGCCGACGCGCTCGACCGTCTCGCACCGCTCGACGCGATCTTCTTCGGGGCCGTGGGCCGCCCCGACGTGCCCGACCACGTGTCGGTGTGGGAGCTGATTCTTCCGATCCGGCAGGCCTTTTCACAGTACGTGAACCTGCGGCCGATGCGACTGCTTCCGGGCGTGTCCACCCCGCTCGCCGGTCGCGGCGCGGCCGATCTCGACATGGTGTGCGTGCGAGAGAACGGCGAAGGCGAGTACTCCGGGCTCGGCGCCCGTTACGACCAGGGCACCCCCGAGGAGAGTGCGGAGCAGATCGGACGGTTCACCCGCCGGGGCATCGAGCGGGTCGTGCGCTACGCCTTCTCGCTGGCGGCGAGCCGTCCGCGACGGCTGCTCGCCAGTGCCACCAAGTCGAACGCCCTCCAGCATTCGATGGTGCTCTGGGACGAGGTCGTGCGCGAGGTGGCCGCCGACTTTCCCGAGGTGGAGTGGCGGCCCTACCATGTGGATGCGCTGGCGGCGCGCATGGTCACCCATCCCGACACCCTCGACGTGATCGTCGCCTCCAACCTGTTCGGCGACATCCTCACCGACCTGGGTGCGGCGATCACCGGCAGCCTCGGACTCGCTCCGGGAGCCAATCTCAACCCCGACCGCACGCATCCTTCGATGTTCGAGCCGATCCACGGGTCCGCGCCCGACATCGCGGGCCGTGGGGTGGCCAATCCGATCGGGGCGATCCAGGCGGGTGCGCTCATGCTGCGGGAGCTGGGACTCCCCTCCGCCCACGACGCCCTGCAGAACGCCGTGGAACAGGTGCTGACGGAGGGCACCGTGCGCACCCCGGATCTCGGGGGCGTGGCCGGTACGAGCGAGATGGCGGAGGCGGTGGCGGAGGCGATGTGA
- a CDS encoding LLM class flavin-dependent oxidoreductase translates to MTPPFSLLDLAPVAEGSTVGHTFRSSVELAREAERLGYRRIWLAEHHGMIGVASAATAVVIGHVAGATEHIRVGAGGVMLPNHAPYIIAEQFGTLDALYPGRIDLGLGRAPGTDPATARAIRRDLASGADRFPQDVLELQHWFREPEPGQRVVAVPAAGRSVPLWLLGSSTFSAQLAARLGLPFAFASHFAPDQMERAITAYRSGFQPSPDWPEPHLMLTVNVVAADDADVARRLFTSVQQQFVRLLRRTPGRVPPPVDRIDWTPAEQRQVEHTLRCSFVGDSASIEVELAAFLERHRPDELMVSGHFHDPGDRLRSVRITAEIRDRLAAGGRGPA, encoded by the coding sequence GTGACGCCGCCCTTCTCGCTTCTCGATCTCGCACCCGTGGCCGAGGGCAGCACCGTCGGGCACACCTTCCGAAGTTCGGTCGAACTCGCGCGCGAAGCGGAGCGACTGGGCTACCGACGCATCTGGCTCGCCGAACACCACGGCATGATCGGGGTGGCGAGCGCGGCGACCGCGGTCGTGATCGGGCACGTCGCCGGCGCCACCGAGCACATCCGTGTCGGGGCGGGGGGCGTCATGCTGCCCAACCACGCCCCCTACATCATCGCCGAACAGTTCGGCACTCTCGACGCGCTGTACCCGGGACGCATCGACCTGGGCCTCGGCCGCGCGCCGGGCACCGACCCCGCCACGGCCCGCGCGATCCGGCGCGATCTCGCCTCCGGCGCGGACCGGTTCCCCCAGGACGTGCTCGAGCTGCAGCACTGGTTCCGCGAGCCCGAGCCCGGTCAGCGGGTCGTGGCCGTGCCCGCCGCGGGGCGCTCGGTGCCGCTCTGGCTGCTCGGCAGCAGCACCTTCAGCGCCCAGCTCGCCGCTCGGCTGGGGCTGCCCTTCGCCTTCGCCTCGCACTTCGCGCCCGACCAGATGGAGCGCGCGATCACGGCCTACCGCAGCGGGTTTCAGCCCAGTCCGGACTGGCCCGAGCCCCACCTGATGCTGACCGTCAACGTGGTCGCGGCCGACGATGCCGACGTGGCGCGACGCCTCTTCACGAGCGTTCAGCAGCAGTTCGTGCGCCTGCTCCGACGCACCCCGGGCCGCGTGCCCCCGCCGGTCGACCGCATCGACTGGACACCCGCCGAGCAACGACAGGTGGAGCACACCCTGCGCTGTTCGTTCGTGGGCGACTCCGCCTCGATCGAGGTCGAGCTCGCGGCGTTTCTCGAGCGACACCGACCCGACGAGCTCATGGTGAGCGGGCACTTCCACGACCCCGGGGATCGACTCCGGTCGGTCCGGATCACGGCCGAGATCCGCGATCGGCTCGCCGCGGGCGGCCGCGGACCCGCATGA
- a CDS encoding DUF1697 domain-containing protein, translating into MTSFVALLRGINVGGRNKLPMADLRAIAADCGFESPRTCIQSGNLVLEAHASVEQVSTALGEGIRERMGFDVPLAVRSGADWRALVGGCPWPDAARDRDRQVHLGLATSTAPSGAEAALREWAADGERVVVVGAAIWIDFAAGVARSKLTSARLDRAFSGIVTLRNHRTVLRITALLDEA; encoded by the coding sequence ATGACGTCGTTCGTCGCTCTGCTCCGGGGCATCAACGTGGGCGGGCGCAACAAGCTCCCCATGGCCGACCTCAGGGCCATCGCCGCGGACTGCGGCTTCGAGTCGCCGCGCACCTGCATCCAGTCGGGCAACCTCGTGCTCGAGGCGCACGCGTCGGTCGAGCAGGTGAGTACGGCCCTCGGCGAGGGGATTCGGGAGCGGATGGGGTTCGATGTGCCCCTCGCGGTGCGGTCGGGCGCCGATTGGCGCGCCCTGGTGGGGGGCTGCCCCTGGCCCGACGCCGCCCGCGACCGCGATCGTCAGGTGCACCTCGGGCTCGCCACCTCGACGGCCCCGTCCGGGGCGGAAGCCGCGCTCCGGGAGTGGGCCGCCGACGGGGAGCGGGTGGTGGTGGTCGGCGCGGCGATCTGGATCGACTTCGCGGCCGGGGTCGCCCGGTCGAAGCTCACCTCCGCGAGACTCGACCGGGCCTTCTCGGGCATCGTGACCCTGCGAAATCACCGCACGGTGCTGCGGATCACGGCCCTGCTCGACGAGGCCTGA